The nucleotide sequence CGGGGATTCCGGGGACTGTGGCGCCTGTTCGACGGTGGTCTGACTAGTCATACCGACAAGTTAGTGTCAGCCACTGACAGTTGACAAACCAATTCACAAGCCGGTAACTGTCATGTAGCTCACATGTCACGCACAGGTACGCTGATCAGGGGAAAAGCAGACCGGAATGAGGCTCAGGTAGTGACTGTCGGGCAGCCTGTAGGGCTGCGCGCCCGCAAGAAGCAGCGCACTCGCGACGCCCTGCTGCGCGCCGCGCTCGAATTCTTCACCACCCGCGGGTACGAACAGACAACGGTCGATGAAATCGCCGATGCCGTCGAGGTCTCGCAGCGTACGTTCTTCCGCTACTTCGCCAGCAAGGAGGAGGTCGCCTTCGACGTCGTCTCGACGGTCGAGGGGGAGTTCGTCGCGGCGCTGCGGCAACGGCCCGCCCACGAGGGCCCGTTCGAGGCGATGCGCAACGCCGTCGCCGTCGGCTGGGACCGCGTGGACGAGGCGATCATGGCCGTCGTCCCGGTCGAGCTGTACATGCGGACGTACCAGATGATCGAGTCGACGCCCGCGCTGCTCGCCATCCATCTGCGCCGCGCCAGCGTGCTGGAGGACGAGATCGCCCGGCTCGTCGCCGACCGCGCGGGTCTCGACATGGACACCGATCCGCGGCCACGGGTCGCCGTCGCCGCCTTCACCGGCGTGCTCAGACTGGCGGGCCGGCTCTGGGGACAGGGCAGCGATCCGAGTCTGGAGGCGCTGCGCGCGCTGACGGAGGGTTATCTGGACCAGCTGGCCCCCTCGCTCACCGGCGAGTGGGGACATGCCCGGCCGAAGCCGTATATGCGCGGCGGACAGGCGTCGTAGCGTTACCGTCGGTTCATTCCCACGTATGCCGTGATCTGCTTCACCCTTGTCGTGAGGGGTGCCACGTGTCTTCTAGGGTGGTCTGTCAGTGACTTCCTTCAGCCCCACCTCCGCCCTCACCGTGTGGCGCACCCTGCTCGCGCTCGCCGTGGTGTTCGTGATGCTGGCAACGACCGGCTGGACCGCTGTACAGCAGCAACGCGGCCCTGGTGAACCCTTGGAGGCCGCCTTGGCCGCGTGGCGCAGGGCGACGGCCGGCGGCAGCCAGCGGCTGCCCGACCCCGCCGCCCCGCCGAAGCGCCTCGCGGCCTTCTTCGGCTCCCTGACCGCCGCCGAACAGACACGACTCGCCGACCGCTTCCCGCTGGTCGTCGGCAATCTCAACGGCGCTCCCGTCACCCTGCGCTACCGCGCCAACCGGCGCGCCCTCGACCAGGCACGCAGGATCGAGACGCGCCGGATGCGCGACGCGAGGCTGTCGGCCGACGGCCGCAGCGACGCCGGGCGCACGATGCGCCGCTACGAGTCGCTGCTGCGCGGCAAGCGGCAGATCCTCGCCTTCGACCCCTCCGGCAAGGGCCGGGCCGCCGAGGTCTTCGGGGACCTGGACAGCGCCCGGCGCGTCTCGGTCGTTGTCCCCGGTGTCGACACGGACCTGCTGTCGTTCGAGAAGTTCAACGACAAGAAGTACACGGCGCCCGTGGGCATGGCCGAGTCGCTGTACGCGGCCGAGCGCGCCGCGGCGCCCGACACGCACACCGCCGTGATCGCCTGGGGCGACTACACCGCGCCCGCCGGGCTCGGCATGGACGCGGCCACCGGCAAGCTCGCGGAGAACGGCGCGGTACGGCTGTCGGCGCTCACCGGCGCGCTGCCTGGCCGGTCGAGCGTCTCGCTGTTCTGCCACAGCTACGGCTCCGTGGTGTGCGGCGTGGCGGCCGACCAGCTGCCGTCCAGGGTCGCCGACGTGGCCGTGGCCGGCAGCCCGGGGATGCGGGTGGCGGACGCCCGCCAGTTGCACACCGACGCCCGGGTCTGGGCCATGCGCGACAGCGACGACTGGATCGAGGACGTGCCGCACCTGGACTTCGCCGGGCTCGGCCACGGCGCCGACCCGATGGCACGCGGCTTCGGCGCCCGGGTCATCTCGGCGGCCGGCGCGCGTGGTCACGGCGGCTACTTCGAACCCGGTACGGAGAGCGTCGGCAACTTCGCCGAGATCGGCGTCGGCGCGTACGCGGCGGTGACATGTGCCCACGGAGGCAGCGCGTGCCGCAGTGGAATCCGTGGTGCGGGAGAGAGCTGACGCGCGTAGATTTTCCTGCTTCGGCAGCAGACGCGCGGGCGCACGCCGCCTAAGATGCACCACATGGGTGATGTGCTGGCCGGAATTCATACCACCTGGGAGTTCGAGGGCGACTCCGTGCTCGTCCGCTTCGAAAGAGGGATACGCACGCCGAAGCTCCTCCAGACCCTCCGCGAACGCCGCATCCCCCACAAGGCGTTGTCGTCGGTCACCCTCTCCCCGGGCAAACGCGGAACCGTCGTACTGCACGCCGTGCCACGGCCGGGCGCCGACCCGCTGATGGACGCGGCGGCGGGGCAGCTCAAGGAGAGCTGCGACCCGTACCGGCTGGTGGTCCCCGCGGGGCGCGAGACGCTCGCCGAGTACTACGCCGACGAGCTGCGGGCCGTGCTCACCAGGACCGCCGGGTCGGCGGACCCGGGTACGGACGAGCCTGAGCCCGCCGAGCGCTATCTGGTGACGGCGCCCGAAGCGCCGCTGCTGTTCAAGGCGTACGACGGCAAGGCCTCCTTCGACGGCAGCCGGGTCACCTTCCGGTGGTTCTGGACGGGCGCCTCGTCCGCCAAGTGGAAAGCCGGCGACCAGAGTTTCCACGTCGCCGAACTGCGCGGGGTCGAGTGGCGCTCCCCCGAGGTCTTCGACGGCCATCTGCGGCTGCTGCGGCGCGGCGACGGCGAGGCGGACGCGCCGGACCCCGAACGGCCGGGCCAGGCCGACCACGACCCGGCGGCGGTGGTGTTCGGGCTCGGCTACGGCCCCGTCCACGAGTCGCTGCCGTTCGCCGCCGCCGTACTGGCCGCCGTACGGGGCGCGGGCCGCAGCCCGGTGCCCGTCCCCGCGACGGCGGGCAACGCGCGCGGCCCCGCCGCTGTCGCCGAGCGGATCCGGCATCTGGGCGAGCTGCACCGGGCGGGGCTCGTGACGGACGCCGAGTTCAGCGCGAAGAAGGCCGAACTGCTCGCCGAGCTGTGACGCGTACGAGCCGTGGAGCGTGGCCATGGAGCGTACGCGCCGTGACGCGTAGCACCTGGGTACGACGGCGGGACCGGGTCTCCCGGATGAGGCGGGGGCGCGGCGCCTTGCCTAGGCTGGGCAGGCCATGACTCCGGTCCGGACCCCGCAGCTGAGGAAGCCCCTTTGACCATTCGCGTGATCATCGTCGACGACCAGGCCATGGTGCGCGCCGGTTTCGCCGCGCTGCTGTCGGCGCAGGCCGACATCGACGTGGTGGGCGAGGCGCCGGACGGCAGGCGCGGCATCGAGGTCAGCCGTGCCACCCACCCGGACGTGGTGCTGATGGACGTGCGGATGCCGGAGCTGGACGGACTCGCCGCCGCACGGGAGCTGTTGGACCCGCCGGCCGGGGTGGTCCATCTGCCGAAGGTGCTGATGCTGACCACCTTCGACGTGGACGACTACGTCTACGAGGCGCTGCGCGCCGGCGCCTCGGGCTTTCTGCTGAAGGACGCGCCGCCCGCCGATCTGATCGCCGCCGTACGGGTCGTGGCGGCCGGTGACGCGCTGCTCGCGCCGTCCGTGACCCGGCGGCTGATCGCGGACTTCACCCAGCGGCGCCCCGTCCAGCGCAAGGACCCGGCCCTGCGGCTGCACGGCCTCACCCCGCGCGAGACCGAGGTGCTGGAGCTGATCGCCAGGGGGCTCTCCAACCTGGAGATCGCCGCCGATCTGGTGGTCGCCGAGCAGACGGTGAAGACCCATGTCGGCCGGGTCCTGGCCAAGCTGGATCTGCGGGACCGCGCCCAGGCCGTCGTGTTCGCCTACGAGTCGGGACTGGTCACCCCCGGCGCCGCGAACTGACCCTCCCCTACCCGGGTATCACCCGGCGGTTGGCTCCCCGGTGCGATGTCCGCGCCGGTGTCCTCTTCCTACCTTTCTGCCGCACGCCACGGACGAGCAGCGGAAGAAGGAGCAGGACATGCGCCGTCGCACGAGGACACTGGCCGCCGCCGTACTGACGGCGATCGTGGTCGGGGGTACGGCCGGATGGGCCTTCACCGGCACGCAGACCCCGGTGACAGGCCCGCCTCCCGGGACTGCTTCATGGCGCGCCGACACCTCGCTCGGCAGGGCGCTCCCCGACCCCGTCACCTCGACGCCCCGTCAGACGGCCGCGTTCTTCGCGGACTTGACGGCCGCACAGCGGCAGCAGCTGGTACGGCGGCACGCGTCGGTCGTCGGCAATCTCGACGGCGCGCCGCCCGCCCTGCGCTACGAGGCCAACGCCCTTGCCATCAGGGCCGGTCACGACCCGCGCTACCGGCACCTGGCCGCTGCGGGCCGACAGATCCTGGCCTTCGACCCGCGCGGTCGCGGTCAAGTCGCCGAGGTGTTCGGCGACCTGACGAAGATTCAGCATGTGTCGGTGGTGGTGCCGGGATCCGACATCGACGCGTCCACCTTCGACCGTACGAAGGACCGCGACGGCGCGCTGGCGGGGATGGCGCGCTCGCTGCGGGCCGCGACGGGAGACCGTACCGCCGTGGTCGCCTGGGCCGGTTATACGACGCCGGTGGGGCTGGGTCTCGACGCGGCGACCGGCCGGCTCGCCGACGCGGGCGCCGACCGGCTGACCCGGTTCACCCGGGGGCTCGAAGCGGCGGGCGTGGCGGAACCCGCGCTGTTCTGCCACAGCTACGGTTCGGTCGTCTGCGGCCTCGCCGCCCACGAGGTGCGCGTCAGCGACATCGTCGTGTTCGGCTCGCCCGGCATGCGGGCGCACAACGAGGCGCAGTTGCACACCCGCGCCCGGGTGTGGGCCGCCAAGGACCCGTCCGACTGGATCTCGAAGGTGCCCAACGTCGAACTGGCCGGGCTCGGCCACGGCGCCGACCCGACGGACCCGGACTTCGGCGCCCGCAGGGTCGACGCGTCGGACGCGCACGGGCACACCGGCTATCTGGCGCCGGGCACCGCGTCGCTCAGGGCCTTCGCGGCCATCGCCGAGGGGCACGTCCGATGAGGACGCCCCCCTCGCTCACCGGCCGGCTCGCCGTACCGGCCGCTACTCGCGGCCCGCCGACGTGAACGCCATGTCGGCGTACCGGCCGCCCACGACCTGCCCGGCGATCGGCTCCAGCAGCTCCAGCTCGCTCTCCGTGAGGACGATCCGGGTGGCGGCGATGTTCTCCTCGATCCGGCTGCGCTTACGCGTCCCCGGGATGGGGACGACGGCCAGCCCGTACCGCGCGGCCCGCTGCTGCACCCAGGCCAACGCGATCTGCCCGAGGGAGGCGTTGTGCCCCTCGGCGACCTTGCGCACCGGCGCCAGCAGCGCGGCGTTCGCCGCCGCGTTGTCCCCGGTGAACCGGGGCTGCTGCCGGCGGAAGTCGTCGGCCCCCAGCTCCTTGTCGGCGCTGACGAACGAGCCGGTCAGGAAGCCGCGGCCGAGCGGCGAGTACGGCACGAGCCCGACGCCGAGGTCGACCGCCGCACCGATGACGCTGTCCTCGATGTCCCGGCTGAACAGCGACCACTCGGACTGCAGGGCGGCGATCGGGTGCACGGCCTGCGCCGTACGCAGCTCGGAGGCGGTGACCTCGCTCAGCCCCAAGTGCTTGACCTTGCCCTCGGCCACCAGCTCGGCCATGGCGCCGACGGTGTCCTCGATCGGGACGTTCACGTCCCTGCGGTGCATGTAGTACAGGTCGATCGCCTCCACGCCCAGGCGCTTGAGGCTGCCCTCGACGCACTGGCGCAGATATGGCCGGTCGTTGCGGATGGTCCGCTTCGTCGGGTCGGTCGGGTCGGTGCCCAGCGAGAACTTCGTCGCGAGGACGATCTCGTCGCGGTGCGCCTGGACGAACGGCGCGATGAACTTCTCGTTCTCGCCCGCGCCGTAGGCGTCGGCGGTGTCGTACAGCGTCACACCCAGTTCCAGGGCGCGCTCCAGGGTGGCCCGCGCCTCCTCGACGTCGGTCGGGCCGTAGGACTGGCTCATGCCCATGCAGCCGAGCCCCTGGATGCCGGCCTCGGGACCATCGGTGCCGAGCCGTACGGTGGGGAGCTTGTTGTCGCTCATCAGGGTTCAGACCCTCTCCGGCGCGGTGCGCGCGCCCGCGTAAAAACTGATCTTGTGGTCGAGCACGGCGACGGTGTCGTGCAGCTCGGCGATCCGGTGCAGTACGTCGCGCCGGGTCCGCTCCAGCAGTTCCTGCCGCTCCTCGAAGGTGTCTTCGCCGATCCGGATCAGCTCGGCGTAACGGACCATGTCCGCCACGGGCATCCCGGTCAGCCGGAGTTTGCTGACGAAGGCGAGCCAGTCCAGGTCACGGTTGCTGAACCGGCGCTGGCCGGTGTTGGACCTGTCGACGTGCGGCATCAGCCCGATCCGCTCGTACCAGCGCAGGGTGTGCGCCGTGAGTCCGGTGATCGCGGCGACCTCGCTGATCGTGTAGCGGTCCTGGCCGTCCGGGCGCGGATGCGCGAGGGGCGCCGATACGCAGATGTCGGTCCGGTCCTGGGTCGGCGCGGGGCTGCTCTCGATCAACGTCATACCCTCCACGCTAAATCCTTGGAGTGCACTCCAAGCAAGCGAAATCGGGTACGGCTTTCCAAGCTTGCGCGACTAGCGTGCCGACCATGACTGCTGCACGCCGCGCGGATCCGGCGGACGCCGGGGAACTGGTACGTCTGCGCACGATCATGCTGAATTCGCTGAAGCCTTCGACCGATACCGGCTGGCAGCCGGCCGCCGTCCGGGCGCTGCGCGAGCGACTGGCCGACCCGGCCGGGGATCTCGCCGCGTTCGTCGTGGACGGTCCGGACCGTACAGGGGTGCTCGCCGCGTGCGCCGTCGGGGTGGTGGAGCACCGGCTCGGCAGCCCCGAGAACCCCGCGGGCACCACCGGCCACGTCTTCAGCGTCGCCACCGACCCGGCGATGCGCAGGCGCGGCTACTCACGTGCCTGTATGCGGGCGCTGCTGGGGTGGTACGAGGAGCGCGGCGTCCGCAGGATCGATCTGCACGCCTCACCCGAGGGCGAGCCGCTGTACGCCTCCCTGGGCTTCGCCCGCACCCCGGCTCCCGCCATGCGGCTGACGCTCTAGCGTCCTTTAGGCTCGTGGCCATGGAGAGCCTGGCACTCATCGAGAACTGGCCCGTGCCGAACGCGGCGGCGGCCGTCGTACGGGCCGACGGCACCGTCGTCGGGACGCACGGTCCGACGTCGCGGGCGTTCCCGCTCGCTTCCGTGACGAAGCCGCTCGCCGCGTACGCCGCGCTGGTCGCCTACGAGGAAGGTGCCGTCGAGCTGGACGAACCGGCGGGGCCCGAGGGGTCGACCGTCCGCCATCTGCTCGCGCACAGCAGCGGTCTGGCCTTCGACGAGCACCGCGCGACGAGCACGCCGGGCACCCGCAGGCTCTACTCGAACGCCGGCTTCGAAGTCCTCGGCGACCACATCGCCAAGGCGACCGAGATCCCGTTCGCCGACTATGTGCACCAGGCGGTGCTCGAACCGCTCGGGATGGTGTCGACGTCCGTCGCCGGCTCCCCCGCCAAGGACGGCGTCTCGACCGTCGACGACCTGGTGCGCTTCGCCGCCGAACTCCAGACGCCCCGGCTGCTGGATCCGCGTACGGTCCTGGAGGCGACGACCGTCGTCTTCCCCGGGCTCAGCGGGGTGCTGCCGGGTTACGGCAACCAGAAGAACAACGACTGGGGGCTCGGCTTCGAGATCAGGGACGCCAAGTCCCCGCACTGGACGGGCAGTTCGTCCTCGCCGCGCACCTTCGGGCACTTCGGCCAGTCCGGTACGTTCCTGTGGGCCGACCCGGAGGCGGGCGCCGCGTGCGTGGCGCTGGCCGACCGGGACTTCGGGCCGTGGGCGGTGCAGGCCTGGCCGTCGTTCACCGACGCCGTGCTCGCCGAACTGGCCGCAGGCGCCTGAGAGTCGGCCCGGCACCACCCACCCGACGATCAGCCCGCCATCTCCCAGACGAGCACCTCGGCCGCCGCACCGGCCGTCACCTCGATGCCCCGCGCGTCCGTGATCCGGGCCGAGTCGCCCGATTCCAGCTCCTCCTCGCCCAGCCACAGACTGCCGCGCACGACATGGACGTAGACGTACGCGGCGTCCGGCACGGCCGCCCGCTCGCCCTCCTGCAACCGGCGTACGTGGAGCATCGCACCGGCCTGCGGGAGTGCGTACGGCGTGGAGTCGGCGATGCCGCGCACGATCTCGTACGCCGGTGCGCCGCCCGGCTCCAGCGGGGCGAGCCACATCTGTACGAAGACCAACTGGCCCGTGCCGTCGTTGCGTTCGACATGCCGTACCCCGCCGCCCGAGCTGAGCCGCTGGACGTCGCCCGGCCGTACGACGGTGGCGTTGCCCGCCGAGTCCCGGTGGGTCAGCTCCCCTTCGACGACCCAGGTGACGATCTCGGTGTGGCTGTGCGGGTGTTCGTCGAACCCGGCGCCCGGCGCCAGCCATTCCTCGTTGCAGGCGAGCACGGCGCCGAAGCGGAGATTGTCCGGCTCGTAGAAACGGCCGAAGGAGAAGGCGTGCAGGGTCTCGATGCCCCGGTCCGCATCGCCTCCGAGATAACGGTCCTCTGCGTACCGCACAGTAATCACCGGACTACCGTAGCCCCGCCCGGCCAGGTACTCGCCCTGATAAGGCAGTCTTGTCCCCGTGCCTGAACCCGCGAACGAAGCCCATGAGCACTCCGCGACGCTGCGCCGCCTCGAGCAGTCCTCCGGCCGGCTGGCCGCGAACGCCATCGCGCTCATGGACCAGACGCTGCCGTGGTACCGGGCGATGCCGCCGGAGAACCGCTCGTGGATCGGTCTCGTCGCCCAGGCCGGTATCGCCGCCTTCACCGAGTGGTTCCGGCATCCGGAGGCGCCGCAGGCCATTTCGACCGACGTCTTCGGCACGGCGCCGCGCGAGCTGACCCGGGCCATCACGCTGCGGCAGACCGTGGAGATGGTGCGGACCACGATCCAGGTCATGGAGACCGCCATCGAGGAGGTCGCCGCACCGGGCGACGAGTCCGTGCTGCGCGAGGCGCTGCTGGTCTACGCCCGGGAGATCGCCTTCGCGACGGCCCAGGTCTACGCGCAGGCCGCCGAGGCGCGGGGGGCGTGGGACGCGCGGCTGGAGTCCCTGGTCGTGAACGCCGTGCTGTCGGGCGAGGCCGACGAGGGCGCCGTCTCGCGGGCGGCGGCGCTGGGCTGGAACTCCCCGGAGCATGTCTGCGTGCTGCTCGGCACGGCGCCCGACGGGGACAGCGAGCTGACCGTCGAGGCGATCAGGCGGGCCGCCAGGCACGCCAAGCTCCAGGTGCTCACCGGGGTGCTCGGGGACCGGCTCGTGGTGATCGCGGGCGGCAGCGACAATCCGCTGCAGGTCGCGAAGGCGCTGATCGGCCCGTACGCGGCGGGGCCCGTGGTCGCGGGACCCGTCGTACCCGATCTGCTGGCAGCGACGAAGTCCGCGCAGGCCGCCGCTGCCGGTCTCAAGGCGTGCGCCGCCTGGCAGGACGCCCCCCGCCCGGTGCTCGCCGACGATCTCCTGCCGGAGCGCGCCATCGCGTCGGACCCGGCCGCTCGTGTCCAATTGGTGGAGGAGATCTACAGACCGCTGGAGGAAGCGGGTTCCGCGCTCCTGGAGACTCTGAGTGTCTATCTGGAGCAGGCGAGCAGCCTCGAAGGCGCGGCCAGGATGCTCTTCGTCCACCCCAACACCGTCCGCTACCGGCTACGACGTGTGACTGACGTCACCGGGTGGTCACCCTCCGATGTGCGCTCCGCGTTCACGCTGCGAATCGCCCTGATCCTGGGGAGGCTGGCCGCCTTGGAGTCGAAGTCCTAAGCTTTTGTAGGACTCTTACAGTTAGCTTCACGGTTCTTGGTCCCTGTCCCCAGGGGCGCCAACGACCGTCCACAAGAGAGAGTGTGAGGGTGCTCGTACTCGTCGCTCCCGGCCAAGGCGCTCAGACGCCCGGCTTCCTGACTCCCTGGCTCGACCTCCCCGGTACCGAAGACCGGCTGCGGGACTGGTCGGCCGCCATCGGCCTCGATCTGGTGCACTACGGAACGAAGGCCGACGCGGACGAGATCCGCGACACGGCGGTGGCCCAGCCGCTGCTGGTGGCCGCCGCGCTGCTGTCGGCCCGTCAGCTCTTCCCCGCCGGTGACCTGGCGTCCGCCGTCGGCGCCGTCGCCGGGCACAGCGTCGGCGAGATCGCCGCCGTCGCGCTGGCCGGCGTGGTGTCGGACGACGCCGCGATGGGTCTGGTCCGTACGCGTGGCATGGCCATGGCCGACGCGGCAGCCGTCACGGAGACGGGCATGTCGGCGCTGCTCGGCGGCGACCCGGAGACGACGCTCCCGCATCTGGCGAAGCTCGGTCTGACGCCCGCCAACGTGAACGGCGGCGGGCAGATCGTGGCGGCCGGCACGCTCGAACAGCTCGCTGCGCTGGAGGCGGACAAGCCGGAGGGCGTCCGGCGTGTCGTGGCGCTCAAGGTCGCCGGGGCGTTCCACACCCGGCACATGTCACCCGCGGTCGAGCGGCTGGAGGCGGCGGCAGCCGCGCTGGACCCGGCCGACCCCGTCGTGCCGTACGTCTCGAACAAGGACGGCGAGACCGTCGCCACGGGCCAGGAGATCCTGACCCGGCTGGTGGGGCAGGTCGCGAACCCGGTCCGCTGGGACCTGTGCATGGAAACGTTCACGCACCGGGGTGCCACAGCCCTTGTCGAACTCTGCCCCGGCGGTACGCTGACCGGCCTCGCCAAGCGTGCGATGCCCGGGGTCAAGACGCTCGCGCTGAAGACCCCCGACGACCTCGACGCGGCCCGCGCGCTGATCGCCGAGCACTCCTCCACGGCCGAATAGGAGCCAGAGAGCATGTCGAAGATCAAGCCCAGCAGGGGCGCCGCGCACGCGCGCATCATGGGCGTCGGCGGTTACCGCCCGACGCGCGTGGTGCCCAACGAGGTGATCCTCGAAACGATCGACTCGTCCGACGAGTGGATCCGCTCCCGCTCCGGCATCGCGACCCGGCACTGGGCGTCGCCCGAGGAGACCGTCTCCGCCATGTCCGTGGAGGCCGCGGGCAAGGCCATCGCCGACGCCGGGATCACCCCCGAGCAGATCGGCGGCGTGATCGTCTCGACCGTCTCGCACTTCAAGCAGACCCCGGCCATCGCGACCGAGATCGCCGACAAGATCGGCGCGGGCCGCCCGGCGGCCTTCGACATCTCGGCGGGCTGCGCGGGCTTCGGCTACGGGCTGACCCTCGCCAAGGGCATGATCGTCGACGGCTCGGCCGAGTACGTCCTGGTCATCGGCGTGGAGCGGCTGTCCGACCTGACCGACCTGAGCGACCGCGCCACGGCGTTCCTGTTCGGTGACGGCGCCGGCGCCGTCGTCGTGGGCCCGGCGAAGGAGCCGATGATCGGCCCGACCGTCTGGGGCTCCGAGGGCGACAAGTCCGAGACCATCAAGCAGACGGTCTCCTGGACCGAGTGGGGCGGCCCTGGCGAGAAGTTCCCCGCCATCACGCAGGAGGGCCAGGCGGTCTTCCGCTGGGCCGTCTTCGAGATGGCGAAGGTCGCCCAGCAGGCGCTCGACGCGGCCGGGGTCAGCCCCGCCGACCTGGACGTTTTCATTCCGCATCAGGCGAACATGCGGATCATCGACTCGATGGTGAAGACTCTGAAACTGCCGGAGAGCGTCACGGTCGCACGTGACGTGGAGACGACAGGCAACACCTCCGCCGCCTCGATTCCGCTCGCGATGGAGCGGCTCCTGGCGACCGGAGCGGCGAAGAGCGGCGACACCGCGCTCGTCATCGGCTTCGGGGCGGGTCTCGTGTACGCCGCGACGGTCGTTACCCTCCCCTAGGCACCGGATCTTTCCGGACCGTGCCACCACATTTCCCTCAGCCCAACATCGAAGGAGCGCCCACATGGCCGCCACC is from Streptomyces sp. NBC_00370 and encodes:
- a CDS encoding ACP S-malonyltransferase, with translation MLVLVAPGQGAQTPGFLTPWLDLPGTEDRLRDWSAAIGLDLVHYGTKADADEIRDTAVAQPLLVAAALLSARQLFPAGDLASAVGAVAGHSVGEIAAVALAGVVSDDAAMGLVRTRGMAMADAAAVTETGMSALLGGDPETTLPHLAKLGLTPANVNGGGQIVAAGTLEQLAALEADKPEGVRRVVALKVAGAFHTRHMSPAVERLEAAAAALDPADPVVPYVSNKDGETVATGQEILTRLVGQVANPVRWDLCMETFTHRGATALVELCPGGTLTGLAKRAMPGVKTLALKTPDDLDAARALIAEHSSTAE
- a CDS encoding ketoacyl-ACP synthase III, with translation MSKIKPSRGAAHARIMGVGGYRPTRVVPNEVILETIDSSDEWIRSRSGIATRHWASPEETVSAMSVEAAGKAIADAGITPEQIGGVIVSTVSHFKQTPAIATEIADKIGAGRPAAFDISAGCAGFGYGLTLAKGMIVDGSAEYVLVIGVERLSDLTDLSDRATAFLFGDGAGAVVVGPAKEPMIGPTVWGSEGDKSETIKQTVSWTEWGGPGEKFPAITQEGQAVFRWAVFEMAKVAQQALDAAGVSPADLDVFIPHQANMRIIDSMVKTLKLPESVTVARDVETTGNTSAASIPLAMERLLATGAAKSGDTALVIGFGAGLVYAATVVTLP